From the genome of Adhaeribacter pallidiroseus:
CATTTTAAAAATTAAAACCAACCAGATTATTTAAAATTTTTTATGAAAAACTTGCAAAAAATTACGTGGTTCTTCCTTGCCCTCTTGCTGGCATTTACGGCCTGCGATGATAACGACAATGACAATGACGGCGGAACAGACCCGAATCCAGTAGATCCAACTGCTTTTGCTATTACGGCTAATGCCACCACTAATTTAAACGAGATCACCGGTGATTTAAAAACGGGCACTATCACTTTAGAAGCTTCTAAGAAGTACTTGTTAAAAGGGTTTGTTAAGATTGGGGATGGCGCTACTTTAACTATTCCGGCCGGCACTATTATTAAAGGTGATTTTGCTTCGAAAGGAACGCTTATTATTGAAAGAGGCGGTAAGATTATGGCGGAAGGCACCGCGGCGCAACCTATTGTTTTTACTTCTAATGCGGCAAAAGGATCGCGTGGTCCTAGTAACTGGGGTGGTATTGTAATTGCGGGTAAAGCTCCTATAAACCAAGCAGGTGGCGAGGCTGAATTTGAAGGAGGTTACAAAGTAAAATTTGGCGGTACCGAGCCTAACGATAACTCCGGAAAATTAAAATACGTGCGCATTGAATTTGGTGGTATTGCTTTATTACCCAACCAGGAAATTAACGGTTTAACTATGGGAGGTGTTGGTGCTGGTACCGAAATTGATTATGTGCAGGTTTCTTATTCCGGTGATGATGCTTTTGAATGGTTTGGAGGTACCGTAAATGCCAAACATTTAATTGCATACCGCACGTTAGATGATGATTTTGATTCGGATTTCGGCTACAGTGGTAAAATACAGTATGCCGTAGCCTCCCGTGATCCGTTAAATGCAGACCAATCTGGTTCCAATGGTTTTGAATCAGATAACGACCCAACGGGTACAGATGCTACGCCTAAAACCTCGGTTATGTTTTCTAATGTGAGCTTGTTTGGCCCTTACAAAACAACCGGCATGTCCATTGATCCTAACTTTAAGACGGGTGTTCATATCCGCAGAAACTCCGCGATGTCTTTATTAAACAGTGTGGTTGCGGGTTATCCTACCGGCCTGTTAATTGATGATGCCAAATCAGAAGCAAATGCTACGGCTAATGCCTTACAGATTAAAAACACGATTATTGCGGCGGCTACTACACCTCTGGCAGTTAAGAGTGGCAGCACTTGGGATATTAACACCTGGTTTAATACCGCCGGGTTTGGTAATTCTATTGTAACTGCTAACGCCGATTTAATGATGGCGGGTGACCCCTATGGCTTAACAACTCCTAACTTTCAACCGGCTGCTGGTTCGCCATTATTAACCGGCGCTAGCTTTACCGGCTTAACCGGATTTGACGCAGTTACTTACCGGGGTGCATTTGACGGTACCACCGACTGGACGGCCGGCTGGGCTAACTTTAACCCCCAAAACACCGACTATTAATAACTAAAGATATGGTGGTGCATCGGAATGGGTGAGAATATGATGTTACCATCTATTGCTAAAGCAGCTTAGTCTCCTGCTTTAGCGGCCTAAAGCCTGCCGAATTCGGCAGGCTTTTTTGTTTGTAAATATGGTGTACTAATCGCAGGCGTTTTACAAAACAAAAATTGGTAAGCATTGAATTACTTTATCTTTTTAAATCAAAAGGATTGCTTAAGTAGCCTGTACATATGTAAATACAAGAAAGATCTGCTGATTTAAATCATTTTTTTAAATTTAGAGCATTCTTGCACCTTTAAGCATTACGTACATGAGTACTTTAATTACCCCCATGCGGGAACAAGATTGGCCGGCAGTAGCCACTATTTACCGCGAAGGAATGGCAACCGGTAATGCTACTTTTCAAAAAGAAGTACCTACCTGGCCGGAATGGGATAAAAGCCACGTGCCGGATTGCCGCTTTGTGGCTAAATTAGACGAGGAAGTAGTAGGTTGGGCAGCGCTTTCGCCAATTTCTTCGCGTTGCGTGTACGGGGGCGTAGCGGAGGTAAGCGTATACATTAAACAAAATAACCGGGGTCAGCGCATCGGCGAAAATTTGCTGAAGCACTTGGTAACGGCCAGTGAATTGACCGGCTTCTGGACTTTACAAGCCAGCATCTTTCCAGAAAATACGGCCAGTATCCGGATTCACGAAAAAGCTGGGTTTAGTGTGGTGGGCCGGCGGGAGCGAATTGGTAAAATGGACGATACCTGGCGGGATACCATCCTTTTAGAAAGACGCAGCGCTACTGTAGGCATAGATTAGGAGTTTTTAAAACCCAAAATAAAAAGTTCTTGTTACCTCATAAGAACTTCCATTCCACTATTTAGGCTCTCCCCGAAGTTTCCGGGAGCTTTCAGTAGTCTCTTTTTTTTAAATTTTTTACTACAAACTGCTCACAATAAGCTTTAATCTGCTCCCGCACTTTTCTAAAGGCAGCGTTTACTTCTTCTTCGGTTCCGGTTGCTTGAGCAGGGTCCGGAAAATTCTGATGCAGCCGGGTAGCATTTGCTGGGAAATAAGGGCAATTCTCCTGCGCATGGTCGCACACTGTAATTACGTAATCAAAAGAAATT
Proteins encoded in this window:
- a CDS encoding T9SS C-terminal target domain-containing protein, with translation MKNLQKITWFFLALLLAFTACDDNDNDNDGGTDPNPVDPTAFAITANATTNLNEITGDLKTGTITLEASKKYLLKGFVKIGDGATLTIPAGTIIKGDFASKGTLIIERGGKIMAEGTAAQPIVFTSNAAKGSRGPSNWGGIVIAGKAPINQAGGEAEFEGGYKVKFGGTEPNDNSGKLKYVRIEFGGIALLPNQEINGLTMGGVGAGTEIDYVQVSYSGDDAFEWFGGTVNAKHLIAYRTLDDDFDSDFGYSGKIQYAVASRDPLNADQSGSNGFESDNDPTGTDATPKTSVMFSNVSLFGPYKTTGMSIDPNFKTGVHIRRNSAMSLLNSVVAGYPTGLLIDDAKSEANATANALQIKNTIIAAATTPLAVKSGSTWDINTWFNTAGFGNSIVTANADLMMAGDPYGLTTPNFQPAAGSPLLTGASFTGLTGFDAVTYRGAFDGTTDWTAGWANFNPQNTDY
- a CDS encoding GNAT family N-acetyltransferase; translation: MSTLITPMREQDWPAVATIYREGMATGNATFQKEVPTWPEWDKSHVPDCRFVAKLDEEVVGWAALSPISSRCVYGGVAEVSVYIKQNNRGQRIGENLLKHLVTASELTGFWTLQASIFPENTASIRIHEKAGFSVVGRRERIGKMDDTWRDTILLERRSATVGID
- a CDS encoding arsenate reductase ArsC, giving the protein MKSILVLCTGNSCRSQIAEGYLRHFAPGEATIYSAGIQTHGVNPRAIATMAEDGLDISQQTSNHIDEYREISFDYVITVCDHAQENCPYFPANATRLHQNFPDPAQATGTEEEVNAAFRKVREQIKAYCEQFVVKNLKKRDY